In Pseudomonas oryzihabitans, the DNA window GATCTGTGGGAGCACCCCCTCTCCATTTGGGAGAGGGTCGGGGTGAGGGGCGGCGGCTCAGGCCCTTCGCGCCTGGGCCGCGCTCACTGCCGCGCGTAGCGCTAGCAAATAGCTGTCCACGCCGAAGCCGGCGATCTGCCCCAGCACGATCTCGGCGAACACCGAATGATGGCGGAAGCCTTCACGGGCATGGATGTTGGACATGTGCAGCTCCACCACCGGCACGGTGAGGATCGCCAAGGCGTCGCGGATGCCGTAGCTGTAGTGGGTCCAGGCGCCAGCGTTGATCAGTACCGCGTCGACGCCCTCCTCATAGCCACGATGGATGCGCTCCACCATCGCCCCTTCGTGGTTGCTCTGGAAGCTTTCCACCTCGACGCCCAGTTCAGCACCCAGGGCCGTTAGCCTGGCGTCGATCTCGGCCAGGGTCACGGTGCCGTACTGCACCGGGTCGCGCTTGCCAAACATATTGTGGTTGATACCGTGCAACATCAGGATCTTCATGGGTTTGCTCACTGCAGCGGAATGGTCAGCTGGTCGATGACCGCCCGGGTCTCGGGGCGCACGCCGCGCCACCAGGCGAAGGCTTCGGCAGCCTGCTCCACCAGCATGCCCACGCCGTCCGCCAACTGAGGCACGCCCTGCTCCCGAGCCAGACGCAGGAAGGGGGTCAGACCCTTGCCATAGGCCAGTTCGTAGGCCAGCGCGGCCTGGGCGAAGACGCCTGCCGGCACCGGCGGCAATTCGCCGACCAGACTGGCCGAGGTGGCATTGATCACCAGATCGAATGTCTCCCCTTCCAACGCCGCGTAGCTCTTTAGGCTGAGCAGCTGATGGTCGATCTCCTGGGCGAGCGCCGTCGCCTTTTGCCCGTCGCGATTGACCAGCACCAGCTCCGTCGGCTTCGCCGCGAGCAAGGGCAACAGGGCGCCGCGCACCGCACCACCGGCACCCAGCAACAGCACCCGCTTGCCGGCCAGGGGTTGGCCGAGATTGACCTCGAGGTCGCGCAGCAGGCCGATGCCGTCGAAGTTCTCCGCCAGCACCCGCTCGCCCTCGAACTTCAGGGCGTTGGCCGCCCGGGCTAGACGTGCCCTTTCGCTGGACTCGGTGGCCAACTGGA includes these proteins:
- the aroQ gene encoding type II 3-dehydroquinate dehydratase, giving the protein MKILMLHGINHNMFGKRDPVQYGTVTLAEIDARLTALGAELGVEVESFQSNHEGAMVERIHRGYEEGVDAVLINAGAWTHYSYGIRDALAILTVPVVELHMSNIHAREGFRHHSVFAEIVLGQIAGFGVDSYLLALRAAVSAAQARRA
- the aroE gene encoding shikimate dehydrogenase; the encoded protein is MTDHYAVIGRPINHTKSPLIHGLFAAAADQDLEYGAIEGSPEDFAGDVQRFRAQGGQGLNVTAPFKLQAFQLATESSERARLARAANALKFEGERVLAENFDGIGLLRDLEVNLGQPLAGKRVLLLGAGGAVRGALLPLLAAKPTELVLVNRDGQKATALAQEIDHQLLSLKSYAALEGETFDLVINATSASLVGELPPVPAGVFAQAALAYELAYGKGLTPFLRLAREQGVPQLADGVGMLVEQAAEAFAWWRGVRPETRAVIDQLTIPLQ